The genomic window TTGCTGTGAGGGACCACCACCTCATTGTCGTCCCCGCTTCAGGGCTTTGCCAGAGCGCTGTGGGCAACAATGTTCGTTACAGCCGACCTTCCGTCCGGGTCCTTAAACGCAACTGCCGGCAGGCTTTGCGGCCTGCCGGCAGTTCCCATCCCAGGGGGATGCGTGCTCTTTATGCGCGAAGGAGTCCCGCTCCCGGCCGGGAAGCCAGCAAGGGGGCAAAGAACCCGCCGAGCTCAGCCGTGCCGGACAGGGGCAGGATGTTGGCGACGTACTGGTCGGGGCGGACCACCACTACGGCTCCGTCGCGGCTGATGCCACGCAGGTCGAAGATGTCCGCGTTGGCATCGGTGCCAAAGACTTTTTCAAGGTAGGTCAGCTTGAATGGTCCGACTGTGGGTTTGAAGGCAGCCGGTACGGCGTTGATGTCCACCTTGGTGTGGTCCTGCTGGTAGATCACCTTCAGATCGAACCATGCGTCGCGGTCAGCATCCGACGGCGTAGCAGCCAACGGCGAGTCAGGCGAGTTCGCGATCCACTCGGCAAAGTCCGCCACAGGGCCCGGGGCGCCTGCCAAGGCGGCGTCGGCGAAGACATAGATCCGCCAGCGGCCGTCCGCCTTGGCGTGGTGCCCCAAGTGCATGGGATTGGTGTCGCAGACCCGCAGTACCGGAGCAGATTTGAAGCGCTTGCCAACCGGGAAGCCGGTGGCAAGGCCCTGATGCTTTGCCTCGGCGATGACCAGGGAAGGGTCGTACTGGGTCATGAAACCTGCAGGGAACTCGGCGGTGCTGGTGTAGAAAGTCTCCAGCTCTGCAGGGTCTTCGAATTCTTCGGGCTTCTTGGCCATCAGGGTGGACCACTGCTTGTCGAAGTCGATCAGGTTCTTGGCCACGACCTGCCGCTCGGCCGAGTAGGTGTCCAGGAGGCTTTCGGGGCTGCGCCCCTCAAGGACATGTCCAAGCTTCCAGCCGATGTTGAACCCATCCTGCATGGAAACGTTCATGCCCTGGCCGGCCTTGGCACTGTGGGTGTGGCAGGCGTCGCCGGTGATGAACACCCGCGGGGTACGCGTGCCGCGCTCCTCCGGCAGGACGTCGTCGAACCTGTCCGTGAGCCGGTGGCCTACCTCGTAGACGCTGTGCCACGCAACGTTGCGCACATCCAGCGTGTAAGGGTGGAGGATGTCGTTGGCCTTTTGGATGATCTGTTCGATGGAGGTCTTGCGCACGGCCCCTTTGTCGTTGGGGTCCACTTCCCCCAGGTCCACGTACATGCGGAACAGGTGGCCGCCTTCACGTGGGATCAGCAGGATACTGCCGCCACTGCCGGACTGGATGGCGCATTTGGTGCGGATATCCGGGAAGTCGGTGACGGCCAGGACGTCCATGACACCCCACGCATGGTTGGCCTGGTCCCCGGCAAGGTGGCAGCCAATGGACTCGCGGACCTTACTGC from Arthrobacter sp. StoSoilB20 includes these protein-coding regions:
- a CDS encoding FAD-binding monooxygenase is translated as MQFHHHGYVSGDPRVEPAAGVGINRPAELPDEVDVLIVGTGPAGMLTAAQLSQFPEVTTRIVERRPGRLAIGQADGIQARSVETFQAFGFAERIIAEAYRITEMAFWKPDPADHSRIVRAARAVDDPAGISEFPHLIVNQARVLDYFAEFMANSPARMTPDYGYEFQGLKVTGDGDYPVAVTLAHTSGPHEGQERIIRAKYVVGADGARSKVRESIGCHLAGDQANHAWGVMDVLAVTDFPDIRTKCAIQSGSGGSILLIPREGGHLFRMYVDLGEVDPNDKGAVRKTSIEQIIQKANDILHPYTLDVRNVAWHSVYEVGHRLTDRFDDVLPEERGTRTPRVFITGDACHTHSAKAGQGMNVSMQDGFNIGWKLGHVLEGRSPESLLDTYSAERQVVAKNLIDFDKQWSTLMAKKPEEFEDPAELETFYTSTAEFPAGFMTQYDPSLVIAEAKHQGLATGFPVGKRFKSAPVLRVCDTNPMHLGHHAKADGRWRIYVFADAALAGAPGPVADFAEWIANSPDSPLAATPSDADRDAWFDLKVIYQQDHTKVDINAVPAAFKPTVGPFKLTYLEKVFGTDANADIFDLRGISRDGAVVVVRPDQYVANILPLSGTAELGGFFAPLLASRPGAGLLRA